A region of Acidimicrobiales bacterium DNA encodes the following proteins:
- a CDS encoding phage tail protein: MSFFGSELFDTGVGWSFGLEIDGIEIKGIQEVTGLKLEADEIELKHNTIDGKYINKRLPGRKKSGEISLTRGITGDKGWVDWIEHVFKGDMIAARKHGVIKIYDYKGDKSQEYKFTNGWPKSLEVSTLKAGDTSIVTEKLTIVHEGLEKGA, translated from the coding sequence ATGTCATTCTTCGGATCGGAACTGTTCGACACCGGAGTCGGTTGGTCGTTTGGCCTCGAGATCGACGGCATCGAGATCAAGGGCATCCAGGAGGTCACCGGCCTCAAGTTGGAGGCCGACGAGATCGAGCTCAAGCACAACACGATCGACGGCAAGTACATCAACAAGCGACTTCCGGGTCGGAAGAAGTCCGGTGAGATCAGCCTCACCCGTGGCATCACCGGGGACAAGGGCTGGGTCGACTGGATCGAGCACGTCTTCAAGGGCGACATGATCGCCGCCCGCAAGCACGGCGTGATCAAGATCTACGACTACAAGGGCGACAAGTCCCAGGAGTACAAGTTCACCAACGGATGGCCGAAGTCCCTCGAGGTGTCGACGCTGAAGGCAGGTGACACCAGTATCGTCACCGAGAAGCTGACGATCGTCCACGAGGGGCTTGAGAAGGGCGCCTGA
- a CDS encoding ATP-binding protein, producing MTLQGRVPVAHAVADGPAEGTLSETVGTESPGHVGESAAYLLARLQILEGRVRQLVAMRRKDDPSPDDPFRGLYISDDHVDHILSSSVSPRGPTWGDSDALRQLDERAADLEAVGTDIRLRSLARRAGLDHIDLDLLLVCLAPDLDSRFERLYGYLNDDVSRRRATIGLCLELAGASPWSAASRARLTADAPLMTSSLVVLDEGDRPFLSRTLRVPDRVAAHLLGDGRPDREVAHLLRSSPGTAGGRLDAMLGGLLREGLHLVYLREKPGSSAPAAAMEALAAAGMRALVMDLERIQRPDDVEPLARLVAREAMLIDAGVVAGPVEALLERGAGAVRAFADIRSPVVLHGRIGWEPGWSSEVPLVVDLPPASVAERTSDWRATIGPSAADIDSTDITSQFILSSEQVRRAVTSARLQASLDGVSGIEARHLRAGARAQNGAGLEKLARRIEPRVSWQDLVLAPTAEEALHELAGRARRRGRVLDEWGMRPGGGRGRGITVLFGGDSGTGKTMSAEVVAGDLGLDLYTVNLATVVDKYVGETEKNLERIFVEADGVNAVLLFDEADALFGKRSEVRDANDRYANIEVAYLLQRMETFDGLAILATNLRANVDEAFARRLDMVVDFPSPDEALRLRLWDKCLSPGVPRAGDIDLEFCARSFEVSGGNIRSITITAAYLAAEDDRAVTMTDLMKAVQREYRKLGRLIVPSEFGPYFSLVAV from the coding sequence ATGACCCTGCAGGGCCGGGTCCCTGTGGCGCACGCCGTAGCCGATGGGCCGGCAGAAGGGACCCTCTCCGAGACAGTGGGCACCGAGTCACCGGGCCACGTCGGTGAGTCCGCTGCGTACCTGCTGGCGAGGCTGCAGATACTCGAAGGACGTGTCCGCCAACTCGTAGCGATGCGCCGCAAAGACGACCCCTCGCCCGACGACCCATTCCGGGGCCTGTACATCTCCGACGACCACGTCGACCACATTCTCTCGTCGAGCGTGTCACCGAGGGGTCCCACCTGGGGAGACTCGGACGCGCTCCGCCAACTGGACGAGCGCGCCGCAGACCTGGAGGCCGTCGGGACGGACATCAGGCTCCGTTCGCTGGCCCGGCGGGCCGGCCTCGACCACATAGACCTCGACCTGCTCCTGGTGTGCCTGGCGCCCGACCTCGACAGCCGCTTCGAGCGGCTCTACGGCTACCTGAACGACGACGTCTCTCGCCGGCGGGCCACCATAGGGCTCTGCCTCGAGCTCGCCGGCGCGTCGCCGTGGTCGGCCGCATCCCGGGCGCGCCTCACGGCCGACGCCCCGCTTATGACGAGCTCGCTCGTCGTGCTCGACGAGGGGGACCGTCCGTTTCTCTCGAGGACGCTCAGGGTCCCTGACCGGGTCGCAGCGCACCTTCTCGGGGACGGCAGGCCCGACCGCGAGGTGGCCCATCTCCTGAGGTCGTCGCCCGGGACCGCGGGCGGCAGGCTCGACGCGATGCTCGGCGGACTGTTGCGTGAGGGGTTGCATCTCGTCTACCTGCGCGAAAAGCCGGGCTCCTCCGCTCCCGCCGCGGCAATGGAAGCACTTGCCGCAGCGGGCATGCGCGCGTTGGTGATGGATCTCGAGCGGATCCAGCGCCCCGACGACGTAGAGCCCCTAGCCCGGCTCGTCGCCAGGGAAGCGATGCTGATCGACGCCGGCGTGGTCGCGGGGCCCGTCGAGGCTCTGCTCGAGAGGGGCGCGGGCGCAGTCCGGGCCTTCGCCGACATACGCAGCCCGGTCGTGCTGCACGGGCGGATCGGCTGGGAACCGGGCTGGAGCTCCGAGGTCCCGCTCGTTGTCGACCTGCCGCCGGCCTCCGTCGCGGAACGCACGAGCGACTGGAGGGCGACGATCGGCCCAAGTGCCGCGGACATCGACAGCACGGACATCACAAGCCAGTTCATCCTCTCGTCGGAGCAGGTTCGCCGGGCCGTAACGTCGGCAAGGCTGCAGGCGAGCCTCGACGGGGTTTCCGGCATCGAAGCGCGGCATCTGCGTGCCGGAGCCCGGGCCCAGAACGGGGCCGGTCTCGAGAAGCTCGCCCGGCGCATAGAGCCCCGAGTTTCGTGGCAGGACCTCGTCCTCGCGCCCACAGCCGAGGAGGCGCTGCACGAGCTGGCCGGGCGCGCCCGGCGGAGGGGCCGGGTCCTCGACGAATGGGGAATGCGCCCCGGAGGCGGCAGGGGTCGGGGGATCACCGTGCTGTTCGGCGGCGACTCCGGGACCGGGAAGACCATGTCGGCCGAGGTGGTCGCGGGTGACCTCGGCCTCGACCTCTACACGGTCAACCTGGCGACGGTCGTGGACAAGTACGTCGGTGAGACGGAGAAGAACCTCGAAAGGATCTTCGTGGAAGCCGACGGCGTAAACGCCGTCCTGCTCTTCGACGAGGCCGACGCCCTCTTCGGCAAGAGGTCGGAGGTCCGCGACGCCAATGACCGTTACGCCAACATCGAGGTTGCCTACCTGCTCCAGAGGATGGAGACATTCGACGGTCTGGCCATCCTCGCCACGAACCTACGGGCGAACGTGGACGAGGCGTTCGCCCGCCGCCTGGACATGGTGGTCGACTTCCCCTCGCCGGACGAGGCGCTGCGCCTGAGGCTGTGGGACAAGTGCCTGAGCCCCGGGGTACCCCGTGCGGGCGACATCGACCTCGAATTCTGCGCCCGCTCGTTCGAAGTGTCGGGAGGCAACATACGGAGCATCACGATCACGGCCGCGTACCTGGCCGCCGAAGACGATCGCGCCGTGACAATGACGGACCTGATGAAGGCGGTGCAGCGGGAGTACCGCAAACTCGGGAGGCTCATCGTCCCATCCGAGTTCGGACCGTACTTCTCACTGGTAGCCGTATGA
- a CDS encoding DUF4255 domain-containing protein, protein MINEVDEVLRSLVKAEVVQGTDVEVLFDAPTRDWASRRNTPTLDMYLYDIREDTRRRATGFIEARNEEGVVVDRSSLPRYIKLAYLITAWTQRPEDEHRLLSSVLACFMKYEIAPATFLTPLLAELETPVGLQIAYPPPEDRQVSDVWSSLGGDLKPSVDLVVTVPMVPAALYEIAQAVMKPMRLRSFAQVTVEGEDPERHLPDGDRSLA, encoded by the coding sequence ATGATCAACGAGGTCGACGAAGTCCTTCGATCCCTCGTGAAGGCCGAAGTGGTCCAGGGCACGGACGTGGAGGTCCTCTTCGACGCGCCAACCCGCGATTGGGCGTCGCGGAGGAACACCCCGACGCTCGACATGTACCTCTACGACATCCGTGAGGACACCAGGCGGCGCGCGACCGGTTTCATCGAGGCGCGCAACGAAGAAGGCGTCGTGGTCGACCGCTCGAGCCTTCCCCGCTACATCAAGCTGGCCTACCTGATCACCGCCTGGACCCAGCGGCCCGAAGACGAGCACCGCCTTCTGTCGTCGGTACTGGCCTGCTTCATGAAGTACGAGATCGCCCCCGCCACGTTCCTGACCCCGCTCCTCGCCGAGTTGGAGACACCGGTCGGCCTGCAGATCGCTTACCCACCCCCCGAGGACCGCCAGGTGTCCGACGTCTGGTCATCGCTCGGCGGCGACCTCAAACCTTCTGTCGACCTGGTGGTGACCGTCCCGATGGTCCCGGCGGCCCTGTACGAGATCGCGCAGGCCGTCATGAAGCCGATGCGCCTTCGTTCTTTCGCCCAGGTCACCGTGGAGGGGGAGGACCCAGAGCGCCACCTGCCCGACGGCGACCGGTCGCTGGCATGA
- a CDS encoding phage tail sheath family protein, which yields MPTYLSPGVYVEEVEAGSRPIEGVGTAVAAFVGLATAGPFNTPTLVTNWSQFTQTFGEFMDGSYLAHSVYGYFLNGGGAAYVVRVGANGASSPAARGELTSVAGGDAAPSVGAFRVQALAEGTEGNEVSVEVSDSSTEGATEDSFKVVVKKGGKVEETFDNLTTKKGRQNVVTVVNAQSKVIRLEDLGVAAEKVSRGTVALSGGGASAPARLAPDDYVGDSADRTGFGGLEAVDEVTMVCVPDLMSAYQNRMIDMEGVQAVQLAMIAHCELMGDRVAILDPPPGLNAQQIKEWRVDKAGYDSKYAALYWPWVKVFDPSSGTNKHVPPSGHMAGIWSRNDDTRGVHKAPANEVVRGAITLEVNITKNEHDLLNPVGINCIRAFPGRGIRVWGARTLSSDSAWRYLNVRRLFNYLEESILSGTDWVVFEPNDPALWSKIRRTISAFLVNEWRKGALFGLTPGEAFYVKCDAETNPSEGIDAGQVLCEIGVAPVKPAEFVIFRLSQFSGGTSLVSE from the coding sequence ATGCCGACCTATCTTTCGCCCGGTGTCTACGTAGAGGAGGTAGAGGCCGGGTCACGTCCAATCGAAGGTGTTGGTACGGCGGTGGCCGCGTTCGTCGGTCTGGCGACCGCAGGCCCGTTCAACACGCCGACGCTCGTCACGAACTGGAGCCAGTTCACCCAGACATTCGGTGAGTTCATGGATGGCTCCTACCTGGCCCACTCCGTCTACGGCTACTTCCTCAACGGTGGGGGAGCTGCTTATGTCGTGCGGGTCGGGGCGAACGGGGCTTCCTCGCCTGCCGCGCGCGGCGAGTTGACCTCCGTCGCCGGCGGTGACGCCGCTCCGAGCGTCGGGGCCTTCAGGGTCCAGGCCCTCGCCGAGGGCACCGAGGGCAACGAGGTCAGCGTCGAGGTCTCCGACAGCTCCACGGAGGGAGCAACCGAGGACTCCTTCAAGGTCGTCGTCAAGAAGGGCGGAAAGGTCGAGGAGACCTTCGACAACCTCACCACCAAGAAGGGCCGCCAGAACGTCGTCACCGTGGTCAACGCGCAGTCCAAGGTGATCCGTCTCGAGGACCTCGGCGTCGCCGCCGAGAAGGTTTCCCGCGGCACTGTCGCCCTGTCCGGCGGCGGCGCATCGGCGCCGGCACGCCTCGCACCGGACGACTACGTCGGAGACTCAGCTGACCGCACGGGTTTCGGTGGTCTGGAGGCGGTCGACGAGGTCACCATGGTCTGCGTCCCCGACCTCATGTCGGCCTACCAGAACCGCATGATCGACATGGAAGGCGTCCAGGCCGTCCAGCTCGCCATGATCGCCCACTGCGAGTTGATGGGCGACCGCGTAGCGATCCTCGACCCGCCTCCGGGGCTCAACGCCCAGCAGATCAAGGAATGGCGCGTCGACAAGGCCGGCTACGACTCCAAGTACGCAGCTCTCTACTGGCCTTGGGTCAAGGTGTTCGACCCGTCCTCGGGCACCAACAAGCACGTCCCACCGAGCGGCCACATGGCAGGCATCTGGAGCCGCAACGACGACACCCGCGGCGTCCACAAGGCGCCGGCGAACGAAGTCGTGCGTGGGGCGATCACCCTAGAGGTCAACATCACCAAGAACGAGCACGACCTACTCAACCCGGTCGGCATCAACTGCATCCGCGCCTTCCCGGGCCGCGGCATCCGCGTCTGGGGCGCTCGCACCCTGTCCTCCGACTCGGCATGGCGCTACCTGAACGTCCGCCGCCTGTTCAACTATCTCGAGGAGTCGATCCTCAGCGGCACCGACTGGGTCGTGTTCGAACCCAACGACCCCGCGCTGTGGTCGAAGATCCGCCGCACAATATCGGCGTTCCTCGTGAACGAGTGGCGCAAAGGGGCGCTGTTCGGCCTCACCCCCGGGGAAGCGTTCTACGTCAAGTGCGACGCCGAGACCAACCCGTCCGAGGGCATCGATGCAGGTCAAGTCCTGTGCGAGATCGGGGTTGCCCCGGTCAAGCCGGCCGAGTTCGTCATATTCCGCCTGTCGCAGTTCTCGGGCGGAACCAGCCTGGTGAGCGAGTAG
- a CDS encoding DUF6760 family protein, producing the protein MTYATDRVYEEIAYVAYHFHWSFEELLDMEHPTRRRFVDEIAKINRRISNGE; encoded by the coding sequence ATGACGTACGCGACAGACCGAGTTTACGAGGAGATCGCGTACGTCGCCTACCACTTCCACTGGTCCTTCGAGGAGCTGCTCGACATGGAGCACCCGACGAGGCGCAGGTTCGTCGACGAGATCGCGAAGATCAACCGGCGCATTTCCAACGGGGAGTGA